The following coding sequences are from one Biomphalaria glabrata chromosome 8, xgBioGlab47.1, whole genome shotgun sequence window:
- the LOC106067321 gene encoding uncharacterized protein LOC106067321: MSTPPSIYFDASSAITSSSVKSTPPVISSPKTMCRRSALVPKVDSQLGRVVEFPDLPEIHSERKMSNDRDPHPWKHLATNPSFFGHRVTKPRRLESINLRGSKCMRRSSLNKAHSSSSKRSDSVTNYSSHTPDSQDALTSTSTDKLLRDSTPAEPAGIRLRTSSSLTVEDQEMQWTIEKCMNWIEKLPDKFSGMHIVQERATVYK, encoded by the coding sequence ATGTCAACGCCGCCGTCAATCTATTTCGACGCATCCTCTGCCATTACTTCATCTTCAGTCAAATCTACGCCGCCTGTTATATCTAGTCCCAAGACCATGTGCAGAAGATCCGCACTTGTGCCAAAGGTGGACTCGCAGCTTGGCCGGGTGGTCGAATTTCCAGATTTGCCAGAAATTCattctgaaagaaaaatgtcaaaTGATCGTGATCCGCATCCATGGAAACATCTAGCGACAAACCCCTCCTTCTTTGGTCATCGTGTAACAAAACCCAGAAGACTGGAATCGATCAATTTAAGAGGGTCAAAGTGCATGAGACGTTCCTCCTTAAACAAGGCGCATTCCAGCTCCAGCAAACGCTCCGACTCTGTCACAAACTATTCCAGCCATACGCCCGATTCTCAGGATGCCTTGACGAGCACGAGCACAGACAAACTTCTTAGGGACTCAACACCAGCAGAACCTGCCGGCATCCGCCTCAGAACTTCGTCTTCATTGACAGTCGAGGACCAGGAGATGCAATGGACTATTGAGAAATGTATGAACTGGATAGAGAAGCTTCCAGACAAATTTTCTGGCATGCATATAGTACAGGAAAGAGCCACTGTGTACAAATGA
- the LOC106067342 gene encoding probable G-protein coupled receptor frpr-1 has protein sequence MCEMELINISAEIHLQGNLSVTVYDDNFFRILSIKALIMVGIVIQPVFIFIGVVGNLINIVVFLKMRLVDSITLCFFFLSCSDLLSLLFLFALRFTTDFMPEDVRMDGLTIAYVIVFYYLMLYDVSQMLTSYIALQKCCCVALPFTFKSTFTRLRSSLVVACIAVSAMIMYLPIFTAQGIQVISDNATTRLTLWTTSSRSDVILVINFWGLLLPSVCQILVVASLIVLASSLRSSSHFHKSISQKGDDKVAPERRATKRGKETQAVYVTSFVALIYVLCNTPRLMISYASLIEPEFNLFKLYTEIYIALNIFRNTIEAINTSLNIFVFLKFNRKYRRTFFVLRWRQ, from the coding sequence ATGTGTGAAATGGAATTGATCAATATCTCAGCTGAAATTCACTTACAAGGAAACTTAAGTGTGACGGTATATGATGACAACTTTTTTAGAATTCTATCCATCAAGGCTCTTATCATGGTTGGCATCGTCATACAGCCTGTATTTATCTTTATTGGTGTTGTTGGCAACTTGATCAACATTGTCGTTTTCCTAAAAATGAGGCTAGTTGACAGCATAACGCTgtgcttcttctttctctcttgctCAGATCTGTTGTCTCTGCTGTTCCTGTTTGCGCTACGCTTTACCACGGACTTTATGCCAGAAGATGTCCGAATGGACGGGCTGACCATTGCCTACGTCATCGTGTTCTATTACCTGATGCTTTACGACGTGTCTCAGATGCTGACGTCGTACATCGCCCTGCAGAAATGCTGCTGTGTGGCGCTACCGTTCACCTTCAAATCGACCTTCACCCGACTCCGGTCTTCCTTGGTGGTAGCTTGTATCGCCGTGTCAGCGATGATCATGTACCTGCCCATCTTTACAGCGCAAGGAATCCAAGTGATCTCTGACAACGCCACCACGCGGCTGACACTCTGGACAACGTCATCCAGATCCGACGTCATTCTTGTCATCAACTTTTGGGGGCTTCTCCTGCCGAGCGTCTGTCAAATCCTGGTGGTCGCTAGCTTGATCGTCCTGGCGAGCAGCCTGAGAAGCTCATCTCATTTTCACAAGAGCATCTCCCAGAAGGGCGACGACAAAGTGGCCCCTGAAAGACGCGCGACAAAAAGAGGTAAAGAAACGCAAGCCGTGTACGTGACTTCGTTCGTCGCTCTGATCTATGTTCTCTGTAACACGCCCAGGTTGATGATCTCCTACGCAAGTCTTATAGAGCCAGAGTTCAACTTGTTTAAGCTCTATACTGAGATATACATTGCTCTTAACATTTTCAGAAACACAATTGAAGCCATAAACACGAGCCTGAACATATTTGTGTTCCTTAAGTTTAATAGAAAATATCGCAGAACTTTCTTTGTCTTAAGATGGCGTCAATAG